The following are from one region of the Aequoribacter fuscus genome:
- a CDS encoding Crp/Fnr family transcriptional regulator — MHDFIAGLPQAAIDAFHQYSHERSYAAGATIYCQGDAPTEMFQVLSGGVGLYNYSVNGKEILTSHFLAGDCFGEMGLIDGQPRVSHARTVQATRVRVLPKSAFDRLLKQYPEFAQTLLLGMCQRLRYAYWQTVEGNGYASLEERLALTLVRLAHSKGVINSEDQSYISMSQDELARLLGSSRQTINKTLQIMVERGYVEVQYAKIYFRDIEAMRRDYAYIMGPEQVTLNP; from the coding sequence ATGCACGATTTTATTGCAGGATTGCCCCAGGCGGCGATCGATGCGTTTCACCAATATAGCCACGAGCGGTCGTACGCTGCTGGCGCCACTATTTACTGTCAGGGCGATGCGCCGACCGAGATGTTCCAAGTCTTAAGTGGTGGTGTTGGCCTGTATAATTATTCTGTGAATGGTAAAGAAATTTTGACCAGCCACTTTTTGGCCGGTGATTGCTTTGGTGAGATGGGCTTGATTGACGGTCAGCCCCGAGTGAGCCATGCGCGAACGGTGCAGGCGACTCGCGTACGCGTTTTGCCCAAATCTGCGTTTGATCGATTGCTCAAGCAATACCCCGAGTTTGCGCAAACGCTCTTGCTGGGGATGTGTCAGCGTTTGCGCTACGCCTACTGGCAAACGGTCGAAGGCAACGGTTACGCTTCTTTAGAAGAGCGTTTAGCCCTGACTCTGGTGCGGTTAGCCCACAGTAAAGGTGTGATAAATTCTGAGGATCAATCGTATATCTCGATGTCCCAAGATGAGCTGGCAAGATTGCTGGGCTCGAGTCGCCAAACGATTAATAAAACGCTGCAAATTATGGTTGAGCGAGGTTATGTTGAGGTGCAATACGCCAAGATTTACTTCCGCGATATCGAGGCTATGCGAAGAGATTACGCTTACATCATGGGGCCAGAGCAGGTCACGCTAAATCCCTAA
- a CDS encoding NAD(P)-dependent alcohol dehydrogenase, producing the protein MTTTVKSYAAFDPESSLGAWDLERRVTEPKDVAIEIRYCGVCHSDLHSAKNHWGSTHYPLVPGHEIVGVVSEVGSDVTKHKVGDWVAVGCLVDSCGQCGSCHEGEEQYCERGSIGTYGAVGRDGKPTQGGYSQKIVVVEDFVLRVPEGLDPASAAPLLCAGITSYSPLNFHKVGPGMKVGVIGLGGLGHMALKFAVAMGAEVTMFTTSESKREEAARLGAHHVVLSTERAEMKATFNTLDLIVDTVPVPHDLGGYIRCLRRNGNLVMTGPIGLQEPPLNNGLLMMGRKAVSGSAIGGIAETQQMLDFCAESGVTCEVEMIAMDYINEAYERLEKNDVHYRFVIDMATL; encoded by the coding sequence ATGACGACAACTGTAAAAAGCTACGCTGCCTTTGATCCTGAATCATCATTGGGAGCTTGGGATCTAGAGCGCAGAGTCACCGAACCGAAGGATGTCGCCATCGAGATCCGTTACTGCGGCGTTTGTCACAGCGACTTGCACTCTGCCAAAAACCACTGGGGGAGTACCCACTACCCCTTAGTGCCAGGCCATGAAATCGTTGGCGTCGTTTCCGAGGTGGGCAGTGACGTTACCAAACACAAAGTGGGTGACTGGGTAGCTGTGGGTTGTTTGGTGGACAGCTGTGGTCAATGTGGCTCTTGCCACGAGGGTGAAGAGCAGTACTGTGAACGGGGCTCTATCGGCACTTATGGTGCCGTTGGACGTGATGGCAAGCCCACGCAAGGTGGCTACTCTCAGAAAATCGTCGTCGTTGAGGATTTTGTACTGCGCGTGCCAGAGGGGCTCGATCCCGCGTCGGCAGCCCCCTTACTCTGTGCGGGCATCACCTCGTATTCGCCTCTAAACTTTCACAAGGTCGGTCCGGGGATGAAAGTGGGCGTGATCGGCTTGGGCGGATTAGGCCACATGGCGCTTAAGTTTGCCGTGGCCATGGGGGCTGAAGTAACCATGTTCACAACCTCCGAGTCAAAGCGTGAAGAAGCCGCACGACTCGGTGCGCACCATGTCGTGTTATCAACTGAGCGTGCCGAAATGAAAGCGACCTTCAATACGCTCGATTTGATTGTTGATACCGTTCCAGTGCCTCACGATTTGGGTGGCTACATCCGCTGTTTGCGCCGCAACGGCAACTTGGTGATGACGGGCCCCATTGGTTTACAAGAGCCGCCATTAAACAATGGATTGCTGATGATGGGGCGTAAAGCAGTATCGGGCTCTGCCATTGGCGGTATTGCTGAAACACAGCAAATGCTGGATTTCTGTGCCGAGTCAGGTGTCACATGCGAAGTGGAAATGATCGCGATGGATTACATTAACGAGGCCTACGAACGCCTTGAGAAAAACGACGTTCACTATCGATTCGTCATCGACATGGCAACGCTTTAA
- a CDS encoding FG-GAP repeat domain-containing protein, whose protein sequence is MRTPLQPAYPVIAALLVLAPPIISADENQLSLATQLTRVTESGYYIGWQEHRIDDELINGGEPIRGGDGLAMADFDNDGQLDIVSVHEDSHHLRIAFNQGSADAWFNITVAQGTLVGAIEDVALGDINNDGWVDMVVACEDAHLVYFQNPGPEARSQRWPHLIPSATQHRGSWIQTALADLNGDGQLEILGANKGHADVVDAKDTHTTDRTTSAFYLRGDPLKDESWQEQILFAGGVPNQVIPVDIDNDDDIDVLVAKRVQHQMYIIENLGTDDNGHMQHRSIPIQIQASFDTLEHWQGRSQAFNAEFTDIDNDGRLDLITNVLEFEGSRQWRHAGLGWLKQPDNLAQPWLYSRIGNTLPDWIIGVGIGDIDGDGDIDAITGGYSGLNILRGGYSGDSRNQDDPRVTRNSSVARIAWFENPGDLSKSWTRHDVSRRVRGMYDQYISHDLDGDGDIDLIATRGNSGEHDGVFWLEQIRSTQPAPVFTPSRTADSQQLPLPSSEWRRYYTDRFTTVPSNKKEQLEALKGH, encoded by the coding sequence ATGCGAACCCCACTACAACCCGCTTATCCAGTAATCGCAGCACTTTTGGTCCTTGCTCCACCGATAATTTCCGCTGATGAGAACCAACTGTCTCTAGCAACACAACTCACTCGGGTGACAGAATCTGGATATTACATCGGCTGGCAAGAACACCGCATCGATGACGAGCTCATCAATGGCGGGGAACCGATTCGTGGCGGTGATGGTCTGGCAATGGCTGACTTTGATAACGATGGGCAGCTCGATATTGTTTCAGTACACGAGGATTCGCACCACTTACGCATCGCCTTTAATCAGGGCTCAGCAGACGCGTGGTTTAACATCACCGTTGCCCAGGGCACATTGGTTGGCGCCATAGAGGACGTCGCCCTTGGCGATATCAATAACGATGGCTGGGTCGACATGGTGGTTGCGTGCGAAGATGCGCACCTTGTTTATTTTCAAAATCCAGGCCCTGAAGCGCGCTCGCAACGTTGGCCGCACCTTATTCCGTCAGCCACTCAACATCGGGGGTCTTGGATTCAAACCGCGCTAGCCGACCTAAACGGCGACGGCCAACTGGAAATATTGGGGGCCAACAAAGGACATGCGGATGTCGTAGATGCAAAGGATACCCACACGACAGACCGCACCACATCCGCCTTCTATCTGCGGGGTGACCCGCTAAAAGACGAATCCTGGCAAGAGCAAATACTCTTCGCCGGTGGTGTTCCAAACCAGGTCATTCCGGTCGATATAGATAACGATGACGATATCGATGTGCTGGTGGCTAAACGAGTACAACACCAGATGTACATCATTGAAAACTTGGGTACTGACGATAATGGCCACATGCAACATCGCTCGATTCCCATTCAAATCCAAGCATCATTTGACACTCTCGAGCATTGGCAAGGGCGATCACAAGCGTTCAATGCAGAGTTTACGGATATCGACAACGATGGCCGCTTAGACCTGATCACTAACGTACTCGAATTCGAGGGATCACGTCAGTGGAGGCACGCCGGACTTGGTTGGCTAAAACAGCCAGACAACCTTGCACAACCCTGGCTGTACAGCAGAATCGGTAACACCTTGCCGGATTGGATTATCGGAGTAGGCATTGGGGATATCGATGGTGACGGCGATATTGACGCTATCACCGGAGGATACTCAGGCCTTAATATCCTTAGAGGCGGCTATTCAGGCGACTCTCGAAATCAAGACGACCCGCGAGTCACGCGCAATTCCTCCGTCGCACGAATAGCATGGTTTGAGAACCCAGGAGATCTGAGCAAATCGTGGACCCGCCACGACGTGTCCCGACGCGTTCGAGGCATGTATGACCAATACATTTCCCATGACCTAGACGGCGATGGAGACATCGATCTCATCGCGACTCGAGGCAACAGCGGTGAGCATGATGGCGTATTTTGGTTGGAGCAAATTCGATCAACACAACCCGCTCCGGTATTTACTCCGTCACGAACCGCTGATAGCCAGCAGCTGCCTCTGCCCTCTTCTGAGTGGAGAAGGTACTACACCGACCGATTCACTACCGTGCCTTCCAATAAAAAAGAGCAACTCGAGGCGTTAAAGGGTCACTGA
- a CDS encoding MATE family efflux transporter, with amino-acid sequence MTTQNAYLIGSTRQVFIKTALPIIFMMLVNGSFNLIDAYFLGVFVGAEALAAVTATFPATIFFVALSTLVANGFASIMARALGAKDYTYAREAYAQALSLSLLVSAVLMAFFLHFGQTLALAINQWQSELATLSHDYLLIMACATPVSFALAVNGDSLRCEGNIRFMTTVSLATVCLNAVLNYVFIVQLNLGVAGSAYGTVCAQLIGLLALANFRLRQRSELNLPFIKLSSRVDFWGRFISLGAPSSLRYIGLALSSGAILYSLQALPPEQYGVTVSAYGIINRVMTFVFLPLLGLSLAFQSIVGNTYGAKQFDRANDAIKTALWGSLLYGFIIQGFILYLSASIGSWFVNAPEVITRVDDILPIWTAALSLMGPLMIVGMLFQSIGDAKRAALMSIVKTYCFSIPLVFLLSHYLGVQTVWYSAPTAEVLALLVALAVLYQRSNIDSFKYGLFFRTSQNHKTS; translated from the coding sequence ATGACCACTCAAAATGCGTATTTAATCGGCTCGACTCGTCAAGTGTTCATTAAAACTGCCCTACCCATTATTTTTATGATGCTGGTGAATGGCTCGTTCAATCTCATTGACGCTTATTTCCTAGGCGTTTTTGTGGGCGCAGAGGCACTCGCCGCTGTGACGGCAACCTTTCCCGCCACCATATTTTTTGTTGCACTATCCACTTTGGTCGCGAATGGCTTTGCCAGCATCATGGCTAGAGCTCTGGGCGCCAAAGATTATACATACGCTCGCGAGGCGTACGCTCAAGCTCTCTCACTGTCGCTGCTGGTCAGTGCTGTCCTCATGGCGTTCTTTTTACACTTCGGACAAACCTTGGCACTGGCAATCAACCAATGGCAAAGCGAGCTCGCTACCCTAAGCCATGATTACTTACTGATTATGGCCTGTGCCACCCCCGTCTCATTTGCACTGGCGGTTAATGGCGATTCCTTGAGATGCGAGGGCAATATCCGTTTTATGACCACCGTGTCGTTGGCGACGGTGTGCCTCAACGCGGTCTTAAATTATGTCTTCATCGTACAGCTTAACTTGGGGGTGGCGGGCTCTGCCTACGGTACAGTATGCGCCCAACTCATCGGGCTGTTGGCCCTTGCCAACTTCAGGTTACGCCAGCGCAGTGAACTCAATCTTCCGTTTATAAAACTAAGCTCTCGCGTTGATTTTTGGGGCCGTTTTATCAGCCTTGGAGCCCCTTCAAGCCTGCGCTACATCGGCTTGGCTTTATCTTCAGGCGCGATTTTATACAGCCTGCAGGCATTGCCGCCGGAGCAGTATGGCGTAACGGTAAGTGCCTATGGAATCATTAACAGGGTAATGACCTTTGTATTCTTGCCGCTCTTGGGTCTTAGCCTTGCGTTTCAAAGTATTGTGGGCAACACCTACGGTGCCAAACAATTTGATCGCGCCAACGATGCGATCAAAACGGCCTTATGGGGCTCTCTGCTTTACGGATTCATCATTCAAGGTTTCATCTTATATTTAAGTGCGAGCATTGGCTCGTGGTTCGTAAACGCGCCCGAGGTTATCACGAGAGTGGATGATATTCTGCCGATCTGGACAGCCGCTTTGTCGCTTATGGGGCCGTTAATGATCGTTGGTATGCTATTTCAGAGTATTGGCGATGCTAAACGCGCAGCTCTGATGAGTATCGTAAAAACCTATTGTTTTTCGATTCCGCTCGTTTTCTTACTCAGTCACTACTTGGGCGTGCAAACCGTCTGGTATTCAGCGCCCACTGCTGAGGTGCTCGCATTACTGGTCGCGCTCGCTGTGCTTTACCAGCGCTCGAACATTGACTCATTCAAGTACGGGCTATTTTTCCGGACTTCCCAGAATCATAAAACGTCATAG
- a CDS encoding ankyrin repeat domain-containing protein: MGRLRCLTLLLLVCSGMVCHTAGANTLEDAKQLIRAKRFDDAIHVLEVLHDASQGTGESHYLLGSLYWLQGHGREEIARPLIEFEKAAELQYAKAMHRLGVVYLVGVEVPQDVARGRELLSKATQLGYQLADTQLLRAQSDFFDMEDWDACALIDYQRDGVLLPTDQWSDRTKQRAFFCAVAAGNLRALQIWRSEEWGLQWRNRWGQTGLHVAVGAKTYSTLEWLLHNGVEADVADDRGNTPLHLAMALEDRASIDLLLQHTSDWSITNDAGRVPLEMAGGNDIRDYALSRGARSTKKPDRQRNNPMILKSSEPLDSGIFAGWPPIHVAAWLGKEEVVEKLVAAANLMNTDPEGYTPLMRAACAGNYSIYRILQKALNDQTMPARQSVELLRCFAKHRWALEFEQTARGFDTRSMDDNEFNALLYLAVEARFFDELGALLANETGNRRVNGTTLKRVAQQNNEALTRQLFEFSVPKIQQRVLFDALKYGWNMPSDLLHMSALDNWIDTELDTPLIAASSAGNVDVIRLLAPISEVNAQNKSGNTALHSAVLASNASAVEALLQAACDIEIRNEESLTPLMLAIDTADKEVVDSLVNAGANRNRRDKFGVSVIERIEASGRADLKHLLRR; the protein is encoded by the coding sequence ATGGGACGCCTTAGATGTTTAACCCTATTGCTCCTCGTGTGCTCGGGTATGGTTTGTCATACGGCGGGTGCAAACACCTTAGAGGATGCAAAACAATTGATTCGAGCTAAGCGGTTCGATGATGCTATTCATGTATTAGAGGTCTTACATGACGCCTCGCAAGGTACCGGAGAGTCGCATTATCTCCTCGGATCGCTGTATTGGTTGCAGGGCCATGGCAGAGAGGAAATAGCCAGGCCTTTGATCGAGTTTGAGAAAGCGGCGGAGCTACAGTACGCGAAGGCTATGCACAGATTAGGGGTTGTGTATCTGGTCGGTGTGGAAGTCCCCCAAGATGTTGCTCGTGGCCGCGAGTTATTGTCGAAAGCGACACAGTTGGGGTATCAACTGGCTGACACTCAACTGTTACGCGCCCAATCCGATTTTTTTGATATGGAAGATTGGGATGCCTGTGCCCTGATTGATTACCAGCGCGATGGCGTGTTGTTACCCACGGATCAATGGTCTGACCGCACAAAACAGCGCGCTTTTTTTTGCGCAGTTGCTGCGGGCAATTTAAGAGCTCTGCAGATTTGGCGGAGTGAAGAGTGGGGATTACAGTGGCGAAATCGTTGGGGTCAAACGGGTTTACATGTTGCTGTCGGTGCGAAAACATACTCTACATTGGAATGGCTTTTGCACAACGGTGTGGAGGCCGATGTTGCTGATGATCGTGGCAACACGCCTTTGCATTTGGCTATGGCGCTAGAAGATAGGGCCAGTATTGATCTCTTGTTACAACACACGTCCGATTGGTCTATTACTAACGATGCTGGCCGAGTTCCGCTCGAAATGGCAGGGGGCAATGACATTCGAGATTACGCCCTGAGTCGCGGAGCAAGGTCGACTAAAAAGCCTGATAGGCAGCGTAATAACCCCATGATATTGAAGTCTTCGGAACCCCTTGACTCGGGTATTTTCGCAGGATGGCCACCGATTCATGTTGCAGCTTGGCTAGGTAAAGAGGAGGTGGTTGAGAAATTGGTAGCTGCTGCTAACTTGATGAACACCGATCCTGAAGGCTACACGCCGCTGATGAGAGCCGCTTGCGCGGGAAATTATTCGATCTATCGGATTCTGCAAAAGGCACTTAATGATCAAACGATGCCTGCTCGCCAGAGTGTCGAGCTACTGCGGTGCTTTGCTAAACACAGATGGGCGTTGGAATTCGAGCAAACTGCAAGAGGTTTTGATACGAGATCGATGGACGACAATGAGTTTAACGCATTGTTATATTTGGCTGTGGAGGCAAGGTTTTTTGATGAATTAGGGGCTTTACTTGCGAATGAAACGGGTAATCGGCGAGTGAACGGGACCACTCTCAAGCGTGTTGCGCAACAAAACAACGAGGCATTGACACGCCAACTTTTTGAGTTTTCAGTACCCAAAATACAACAGCGCGTATTATTTGACGCCCTGAAATACGGGTGGAATATGCCTTCAGATCTGTTGCATATGAGTGCTTTAGATAATTGGATTGACACCGAACTCGATACGCCTCTAATCGCGGCTAGCTCGGCAGGTAACGTAGACGTCATTCGGCTCTTGGCCCCCATTTCCGAGGTTAACGCCCAGAATAAGTCGGGTAATACCGCACTACATTCTGCGGTCTTGGCGAGCAATGCCTCTGCAGTCGAAGCACTTTTACAAGCCGCTTGTGACATCGAGATTCGCAATGAAGAAAGCTTAACGCCCTTGATGTTAGCGATTGACACCGCCGATAAGGAGGTTGTGGATTCACTCGTGAATGCGGGTGCTAATCGTAATCGGCGCGACAAATTTGGGGTATCGGTAATCGAGCGTATCGAGGCATCGGGGCGCGCCGATCTAAAACATCTTCTGCGGCGCTGA
- a CDS encoding NAD(P)-binding domain-containing protein — MFTLEPLLLLYILPFAVFLLIYQWVRAWSEKAAKRRLDDAVQSHMTEPPTLHPIIDPSKCLGCGACVNACPEGDVLGLIGGKSVLINGANCIGHGACKAACPFDAIDLVFGTAKRGVSIPVLSPDFESTLSGVFVAGELGGMGLIRNAIMQGSQAVISAASFLKQVPKTEDRDLLIIGAGPAGIAAALQAKALGLAATVIEQSEDLGGTVANFPKNKLVMTAPVELPLVGKLKFRETSKEALLDFWTGVINEHKPDIRFGIQMVSVEGTAPHFRVQTTEAEFCARSVILALGRRGTPRKLDVPGEHLSKVVYRLADPEQYADQRVLVVGGGDSAIEAACEIAEAQATPNVALSYRGEGFARAKLKNRKRVDALEASGRLRVMLGSNVIKISDDSVTLQTENVEEEVANDAVLICAGGVLPNALLEKIGVSMDVKYGTP, encoded by the coding sequence GTGTTTACGTTAGAACCCTTGCTGTTACTTTACATTCTGCCTTTTGCCGTCTTCTTGTTGATATATCAGTGGGTTCGAGCTTGGTCAGAAAAAGCGGCTAAGCGTCGTTTGGATGATGCGGTGCAGTCGCACATGACCGAGCCCCCGACCTTACATCCGATTATCGATCCTTCAAAATGTCTGGGATGCGGTGCTTGCGTCAACGCTTGCCCTGAAGGTGACGTGTTGGGACTGATTGGTGGTAAGTCGGTGTTGATCAACGGTGCCAATTGCATTGGTCATGGGGCCTGCAAAGCGGCGTGTCCCTTTGATGCGATCGACTTGGTGTTCGGTACGGCCAAGCGCGGCGTGTCTATTCCGGTGTTATCCCCTGATTTTGAAAGTACCTTGAGTGGTGTCTTTGTGGCGGGCGAGCTCGGTGGGATGGGTTTGATCCGGAATGCAATCATGCAAGGTTCACAGGCCGTGATCAGTGCCGCTTCATTTTTGAAGCAGGTACCTAAAACAGAGGATAGGGACTTGTTAATCATAGGCGCTGGTCCTGCGGGCATTGCGGCGGCACTGCAAGCCAAAGCACTTGGGTTAGCCGCTACAGTGATCGAACAGTCTGAAGATTTGGGCGGGACGGTCGCTAATTTCCCGAAGAATAAACTCGTGATGACGGCGCCCGTAGAGCTCCCTCTCGTTGGAAAGTTGAAGTTTCGAGAGACCTCAAAAGAAGCTCTATTAGATTTTTGGACGGGGGTCATAAACGAGCACAAACCCGATATTCGATTTGGTATTCAAATGGTGAGTGTCGAGGGCACTGCGCCCCATTTTCGTGTGCAGACCACGGAGGCAGAATTTTGCGCTCGAAGTGTGATTTTAGCGTTGGGGCGGCGGGGAACACCCAGAAAGCTCGATGTTCCTGGAGAGCATTTGTCGAAAGTGGTTTACCGTCTAGCCGATCCCGAGCAATACGCTGATCAGCGTGTTTTGGTTGTTGGGGGAGGTGATTCTGCCATTGAGGCTGCATGTGAAATAGCTGAAGCTCAGGCTACACCGAATGTCGCTCTGTCTTATCGAGGCGAGGGATTCGCACGAGCAAAGCTAAAGAACCGCAAGCGTGTGGATGCGCTCGAGGCATCAGGTCGTTTGCGGGTCATGTTGGGGTCCAATGTGATAAAGATTTCGGACGATAGCGTCACCCTTCAGACCGAAAATGTCGAAGAGGAAGTGGCCAACGACGCCGTACTGATTTGTGCGGGTGGTGTGTTACCCAATGCACTGCTCGAAAAAATTGGTGTTTCTATGGATGTAAAATATGGGACGCCTTAG
- a CDS encoding TonB-dependent receptor → MKYTGTRSALALAVFAAISMEAAPALAQAGALEEIVVTARKRSENLQDVPMSISAFSSKDLQNAQIDNLVEVGRMSPNVQVNETSGLVAGGISVFMRGIGNNPGYDQGIGIYIDDVYSERTTGGMLELLDVERIEILKGPQGHLYGRNTIGGAIRYITRDPSNEPTGSVEVKFGSDSYNRIKASFSGPLSDNLSGSFAVTNVQRDGWQKNTVDDREFWDKDMQAARGALLWKASDAVTVKLNASYVKDSSMPVLPNRIAFDPASIGGLTAIAYTADAFFSSFGLTGVSPGLPLGPHNTSIPTDVDSVSTAYEDFDKYGFEQTNVDLKVEWELSDSLSLKSITALRDMDSTQVYDFDTSEQLWIQTLRDGLNTNDVSQELQLNYSSDNIQAVAGLYYLDGEFDQDGGGTPQTPYLRGVLNQTGESLRDSRDVTSKSIYGNVDWDVSEDWQVSIGARWTEDEKTQDSLTRYQRDYYALVVSSLVAGGRLPMAIKPGMEGAVAAAMAQMNAFFATQGNGDFVAFVPGASQAVSVTTDEALYATDSWTEFTPSARIKYSLNENTMVYAGYSQGFKAGGFNANTTNNESYDPETVATISVGIKSTLADGAIRFNAEYFSNDYEDKQMQTIILTQGDLVALTRNVGKVTSQGFEADLTWQTPVEGLLINANVGYLDQSVDEFPEQQADGSFINKASTTELGYAPEWTGQIRALYRTEMAGGNLTISGDASFQDEMYLNSPIDLTKAIKTAQKGDDYWTYNAMAAYTTADEKWRFAVEGKNLSDERQLINTFDISVMANGGYTAPRTWAISAEYSF, encoded by the coding sequence ATGAAATACACTGGTACTAGATCAGCTTTAGCGCTGGCGGTTTTTGCCGCCATTAGCATGGAGGCAGCACCCGCCTTAGCACAGGCCGGCGCACTAGAAGAGATAGTGGTCACAGCCCGAAAGCGCAGCGAGAACTTACAAGACGTCCCGATGTCTATTTCGGCATTTTCAAGCAAAGACTTACAAAACGCGCAAATCGACAACTTGGTTGAAGTGGGTCGCATGAGCCCCAACGTCCAGGTCAATGAAACCAGTGGTCTCGTAGCGGGTGGTATCAGCGTCTTCATGCGTGGAATCGGTAACAACCCCGGATACGACCAAGGTATCGGTATTTACATCGATGACGTGTACTCCGAACGCACCACAGGAGGCATGCTAGAACTTTTGGATGTGGAGCGAATCGAAATTCTGAAAGGCCCTCAGGGGCACCTGTACGGCCGCAATACGATTGGCGGCGCCATTCGATACATCACGCGTGACCCCAGTAATGAGCCCACTGGCTCGGTCGAAGTAAAGTTTGGCTCTGATTCGTACAATCGCATCAAAGCAAGCTTCTCGGGCCCATTAAGCGATAACTTAAGCGGCTCTTTCGCCGTAACCAACGTCCAGCGCGATGGCTGGCAGAAAAACACCGTAGACGACCGTGAATTTTGGGACAAAGACATGCAGGCGGCACGCGGCGCCTTGCTATGGAAAGCGTCAGATGCAGTGACCGTCAAACTGAATGCGTCCTACGTCAAAGACAGCTCTATGCCCGTACTGCCTAATCGTATCGCATTTGATCCCGCGTCAATTGGTGGTTTGACCGCGATCGCGTATACCGCCGACGCGTTTTTCTCAAGCTTTGGCTTGACCGGCGTCTCGCCCGGGCTGCCATTGGGTCCTCACAACACGTCAATACCGACTGATGTTGATAGTGTTTCAACCGCGTATGAAGACTTCGATAAATACGGCTTCGAACAAACCAATGTCGATCTAAAAGTTGAATGGGAACTAAGCGATTCACTCTCATTAAAATCTATTACAGCACTGCGCGACATGGATTCAACGCAAGTCTACGATTTCGATACGAGCGAACAGCTGTGGATTCAGACGCTGCGCGATGGCTTGAACACCAACGATGTTAGCCAAGAACTTCAGCTGAACTACAGCAGTGATAACATCCAAGCGGTAGCTGGCCTTTATTATTTGGACGGCGAGTTCGATCAAGACGGTGGCGGCACACCGCAAACACCGTACCTGCGCGGCGTGTTAAATCAAACGGGCGAAAGCCTGCGAGACAGCCGTGACGTAACGTCTAAATCTATCTACGGCAACGTGGATTGGGATGTTTCAGAGGACTGGCAAGTCTCCATCGGCGCGCGCTGGACGGAAGATGAGAAAACGCAAGATTCATTGACACGTTACCAGCGTGATTACTACGCCCTTGTGGTTTCAAGTCTGGTCGCTGGTGGCCGCCTCCCTATGGCAATTAAGCCAGGAATGGAAGGAGCCGTCGCAGCAGCAATGGCTCAGATGAACGCTTTCTTCGCGACTCAGGGCAATGGAGATTTTGTGGCGTTTGTCCCTGGCGCATCGCAAGCGGTATCAGTGACCACAGACGAAGCGTTGTATGCAACGGACAGCTGGACCGAGTTTACGCCAAGCGCTCGCATTAAATATTCGCTTAATGAAAACACAATGGTCTACGCTGGCTACTCGCAGGGCTTTAAAGCTGGGGGCTTTAACGCCAACACAACCAATAACGAGTCTTACGACCCTGAGACGGTTGCTACCATCAGTGTGGGTATAAAATCGACGCTTGCTGATGGCGCTATTCGGTTCAATGCTGAGTACTTCTCTAACGATTACGAAGACAAGCAGATGCAAACCATCATCTTAACCCAAGGTGACTTGGTGGCGTTAACGCGTAACGTAGGTAAAGTGACATCTCAAGGGTTCGAGGCCGACCTAACCTGGCAAACTCCCGTCGAGGGGCTTTTGATCAACGCAAACGTCGGCTACTTGGACCAAAGCGTTGACGAGTTCCCCGAGCAGCAAGCAGACGGTAGCTTTATCAACAAAGCCTCAACGACCGAACTGGGATATGCGCCAGAGTGGACCGGACAGATCCGCGCGTTGTATCGCACGGAAATGGCGGGCGGTAACTTAACGATCTCGGGCGATGCCAGCTTCCAAGACGAGATGTACTTAAACTCGCCCATCGATTTGACCAAAGCGATCAAAACAGCGCAAAAAGGTGACGATTACTGGACTTACAACGCCATGGCTGCGTACACCACAGCCGATGAAAAATGGCGCTTTGCAGTAGAAGGTAAAAACCTTTCTGATGAACGCCAGCTAATCAATACGTTTGATATATCGGTCATGGCCAACGGTGGTTATACGGCGCCCCGCACATGGGCAATCTCGGCCGAGTACTCTTTCTAA
- a CDS encoding DsrE family protein, whose translation MIRFVVIVSLVFLSASALGALPANMQKEGYIKGYGPFVRVQEDWRVSRDTEFKVVFDLAKAAAPGEINKTILAAARFINMHVDAGFAPENIQVVVVVHGSGGDDVGNDAYYEEKTMHKNANAPLVKALADKGVQFIVCGQSAAFYGMAKTDFLPEVQLALSAMTAHAVLQQQGYTLNPF comes from the coding sequence ATGATACGTTTTGTGGTAATAGTTTCACTCGTCTTCCTCTCAGCCAGTGCCTTGGGTGCTCTGCCTGCCAATATGCAAAAAGAGGGCTACATAAAAGGTTACGGCCCCTTTGTACGCGTCCAGGAAGACTGGCGCGTGTCTCGAGATACTGAATTCAAGGTGGTCTTCGACTTGGCTAAGGCGGCGGCACCGGGCGAGATTAACAAAACGATCTTAGCTGCCGCTCGTTTTATAAACATGCACGTCGATGCAGGTTTCGCTCCAGAAAATATCCAAGTTGTAGTCGTCGTGCATGGCAGTGGTGGGGATGATGTCGGTAATGATGCGTACTACGAAGAAAAGACCATGCACAAAAATGCCAACGCCCCCTTGGTCAAGGCCCTGGCTGATAAAGGCGTGCAATTTATAGTCTGTGGTCAAAGTGCGGCGTTTTATGGCATGGCGAAAACAGATTTTTTACCCGAGGTGCAGCTAGCATTGTCAGCAATGACAGCCCACGCGGTCTTGCAGCAACAGGGATATACCTTGAATCCGTTTTGA